Proteins encoded within one genomic window of Streptomyces kaniharaensis:
- a CDS encoding HhH-GPD-type base excision DNA repair protein — protein MNVTVRLAQQPEADELLGRSALAALVGILLDQQVPMEWAFTGPLTIAQRLGRDDLDAHEIATYNPEEFVALLSAKPAVHRYPAAMAKRVQQLCQFLVAQYDGDATALWKDARTGKELLSRLNALPGFGKQKSQIFLALLGKQYGVRPEGWREAAGAYGDEGSHRSVADITGPESLDRVRAFKQEMKRAAKEAKATAKAR, from the coding sequence ATGAACGTCACGGTCCGGCTAGCGCAGCAGCCCGAGGCGGACGAGCTGCTCGGACGCAGTGCGCTCGCCGCGCTCGTCGGCATACTGCTGGACCAACAGGTGCCCATGGAATGGGCGTTCACCGGGCCGCTGACGATCGCTCAACGCCTCGGACGCGACGACCTCGACGCCCACGAGATCGCCACGTACAACCCCGAGGAGTTCGTCGCCCTGCTCTCCGCGAAGCCCGCCGTGCACCGCTACCCGGCCGCGATGGCCAAGCGCGTGCAGCAGCTCTGCCAGTTCCTCGTGGCGCAGTACGACGGCGACGCCACCGCGCTGTGGAAGGACGCCCGGACCGGCAAGGAACTGCTGAGCCGGCTCAACGCCCTGCCCGGCTTCGGCAAGCAGAAGTCCCAGATCTTCCTGGCGCTCCTCGGCAAGCAGTACGGCGTGCGCCCCGAGGGCTGGCGCGAGGCGGCGGGCGCCTACGGCGACGAGGGCTCGCACCGCTCGGTCGCCGACATCACCGGCCCCGAATCCCTGGACCGGGTACGGGCGTTCAAGCAGGAGATGAAGCGTGCCGCCAAGGAGGCCAAGGCCACCGCCAAGGCCCGCTGA
- a CDS encoding terpene synthase family protein has product MTQPFELPSFYVPHPARLNPHLDQARAHSTAWAREMGMVEGSGIWEQADLDAHDYGLLCAYTHPDASAEALSLVTDWYVWVFFFDDHFLDMYKRTNDREGGKAHLDRLPLFMPADPVTPMPEPQNPVEAGLADLWRRTVPSMGEDWRIRFARSTRNLLDESLWELANIDAGRVANPVEYIEMRRKVGGAPWSAQLVEYAAGAEVPKEVSGSRALRVLMDAFADGVHLRNDIFSYQREVEDEGELSNGILVLEEFLGCSTQEAAEAVNDLLTSRLQQFENTVFTELPALFAETGLDPEDCARVMAYVKGLQDWQSGGHEWHLRSSRYMNGGGAVADPGGDGDTANWWDPFAIGGIGGIGTSALDILRTGAMRDAPAGPGGVEPAVRRVRSHGHVPFQRVGPSRLPEFRLPFPLALSPHLDGARERVVEWAERMGLLDDRPGLPGSAVWTAESMRDYDLPLCAAGIHPDATADQLDLGSAWLAWGTWADDYFPLVHGRTRDLAGAKLANERLSLFMPVDDDSPAAEPANALERGLADLWERTADPMTVDARRTLRRAVESMTLSWIWEINNQVQNRIPDPVDYLEMRRATFGSDLTMSLSRLGHGQVVPTEVYGHGSMRSLENSAADYGCMVNDLFSYQKEIEYEGEVHNAVLVVQNFFNCDYPSAVRIVDDLMHSRLAQFRHVAEKELPVLCEDFKLEPAARERLDGYVKELENWLAGVLNWHQGCRRYTKADLERHFRGAAARPTSADPAGALPLGPTGPGTSAAHPGVAAHAGGAAAAVGGAEVPRPGAVPGGPTGLGTAGTRTPPARIG; this is encoded by the coding sequence GTGACCCAGCCGTTCGAACTGCCGTCCTTCTACGTGCCGCATCCGGCACGCCTCAACCCCCATCTCGACCAGGCCCGGGCCCACTCCACCGCGTGGGCCCGGGAGATGGGCATGGTGGAGGGGTCCGGCATCTGGGAACAGGCCGACCTGGACGCCCACGACTACGGCCTGCTCTGCGCCTACACCCACCCCGACGCCTCCGCCGAGGCGCTGTCGCTGGTCACCGACTGGTACGTGTGGGTCTTCTTCTTCGACGACCACTTCCTCGACATGTACAAGCGGACCAACGACCGCGAGGGGGGCAAGGCGCACCTCGACCGGCTGCCGCTGTTCATGCCGGCCGACCCGGTCACCCCGATGCCCGAGCCGCAGAACCCGGTCGAGGCGGGCCTGGCCGACCTGTGGCGGCGCACCGTGCCGTCGATGGGCGAGGACTGGCGGATCCGGTTCGCCAGGAGCACCCGGAACCTGCTCGACGAATCGCTCTGGGAGCTCGCCAACATCGACGCCGGGCGGGTCGCCAACCCGGTCGAGTACATCGAGATGCGCCGCAAGGTCGGCGGCGCGCCGTGGTCCGCCCAGCTGGTCGAGTACGCGGCCGGCGCCGAGGTGCCGAAGGAGGTGTCCGGCTCGCGCGCGCTGCGGGTGCTGATGGACGCCTTCGCCGACGGCGTGCACCTGCGCAACGACATCTTCTCGTACCAGCGGGAGGTGGAGGACGAGGGCGAGCTGAGCAACGGCATCCTGGTGCTGGAGGAGTTCCTCGGATGCTCCACCCAGGAGGCCGCCGAGGCCGTCAACGACCTGCTCACCTCGCGGCTCCAGCAGTTCGAGAACACCGTGTTCACCGAACTGCCCGCGCTGTTCGCCGAGACCGGGCTCGACCCGGAGGACTGCGCCCGGGTGATGGCGTACGTCAAGGGCCTGCAGGACTGGCAGTCCGGCGGCCACGAGTGGCACCTGCGGTCCAGCCGGTACATGAACGGCGGTGGCGCGGTCGCCGATCCGGGCGGGGACGGCGACACGGCCAACTGGTGGGACCCGTTCGCGATCGGCGGGATCGGCGGGATCGGCACCTCGGCGCTGGACATCCTGCGCACCGGGGCGATGCGCGACGCGCCCGCGGGCCCCGGTGGCGTGGAGCCGGCGGTGCGGCGGGTGCGTTCGCACGGCCACGTGCCGTTCCAGCGCGTCGGGCCGTCCCGGCTGCCCGAGTTCAGGCTGCCGTTCCCCCTCGCGCTGAGCCCGCACCTGGACGGCGCGCGCGAACGGGTCGTCGAATGGGCCGAGCGGATGGGCCTGTTGGACGACCGGCCGGGCCTGCCCGGGTCCGCCGTCTGGACCGCCGAGTCGATGCGCGACTACGACCTGCCGCTGTGCGCAGCGGGCATCCACCCGGATGCCACCGCCGACCAACTCGACCTCGGCTCGGCCTGGTTGGCCTGGGGCACCTGGGCCGACGACTACTTCCCGCTGGTCCACGGCCGCACCCGCGACCTGGCCGGCGCCAAGCTCGCCAACGAGCGGCTGTCGCTGTTCATGCCGGTCGACGACGACAGCCCCGCCGCGGAGCCGGCCAACGCGCTGGAACGCGGTCTGGCCGACCTCTGGGAGCGGACGGCCGACCCGATGACCGTCGACGCCCGGCGCACCCTCCGCCGGGCCGTCGAGTCCATGACGCTCAGCTGGATCTGGGAGATCAACAACCAGGTGCAGAACCGGATTCCGGACCCGGTGGACTACCTGGAGATGCGCCGGGCCACCTTCGGCTCCGACCTCACCATGAGCCTCAGCCGGCTCGGCCACGGGCAGGTCGTCCCGACCGAGGTGTACGGGCACGGCTCGATGCGCTCGCTGGAGAACTCGGCGGCAGACTACGGCTGCATGGTCAACGACCTGTTCTCGTACCAGAAGGAGATCGAGTACGAGGGCGAGGTGCACAACGCGGTCCTAGTGGTGCAGAACTTCTTCAACTGCGACTACCCGTCGGCCGTCCGCATCGTCGACGACCTGATGCACTCGCGCCTCGCCCAGTTCCGCCACGTCGCCGAGAAGGAACTCCCCGTCCTGTGCGAGGACTTCAAGCTGGAGCCGGCGGCGCGGGAGAGGCTCGACGGGTACGTGAAGGAGCTGGAGAACTGGCTCGCGGGCGTCCTCAACTGGCACCAGGGCTGCCGCCGGTACACCAAGGCGGACCTGGAGCGGCACTTCCGCGGTGCGGCGGCGCGGCCGACGAGCGCCGACCCGGCGGGCGCCCTGCCGCTCGGGCCGACCGGGCCGGGCACGTCGGCGGCGCACCCGGGCGTCGCGGCGCACGCCGGCGGGGCCGCCGCAGCCGTGGGCGGCGCGGAGGTGCCGAGGCCGGGCGCGGTGCCCGGCGGGCCGACCGGGCTGGGGACGGCCGGTACCCGCACCCCGCCGGCCCGGATCGGCTAG
- a CDS encoding VOC family protein, which produces MAATPEGTPCWADAMFTDLEGAKTFYGDVLGWTFGEASSEYGNYTQAFSGGKAVAAIVPPMPGSNGAGQAPSAWCLYFASPDAAATAERIRGNGGEVVMGPMQVGEFGTMVIAKDPAGVVFGVWQGGTHKGFEKQGEPGSYTWAEVLTRDAAKADAFYPAVFPYGVQRMDTEQVDYKVFRLGEQPVLGRMAMGPADLPPEAPSYVSVYFAVDDTDAAIERVRAGGGTVHFGPMDSPFGRFAAVGDPQGAAFGMIDLGTTSGDMPPMADA; this is translated from the coding sequence ATGGCAGCAACACCTGAGGGAACACCCTGCTGGGCCGATGCGATGTTCACCGACCTGGAAGGCGCCAAGACCTTCTACGGCGATGTCCTGGGCTGGACGTTCGGCGAGGCCTCGTCGGAGTACGGCAACTACACGCAGGCATTTTCGGGCGGCAAGGCGGTCGCCGCCATCGTGCCGCCGATGCCCGGCTCCAACGGCGCAGGGCAGGCCCCGTCCGCCTGGTGCCTGTACTTCGCCTCGCCGGACGCCGCCGCCACCGCCGAGCGGATCCGCGGCAACGGCGGCGAGGTGGTCATGGGGCCGATGCAGGTCGGCGAGTTCGGCACGATGGTGATCGCCAAGGACCCGGCCGGCGTCGTGTTCGGCGTCTGGCAGGGCGGGACGCACAAGGGCTTCGAGAAGCAGGGCGAGCCCGGCTCGTACACCTGGGCCGAGGTGCTGACCCGCGACGCGGCCAAGGCGGACGCGTTCTACCCGGCGGTCTTCCCCTACGGTGTGCAGCGGATGGACACCGAGCAGGTCGACTACAAGGTCTTCCGGCTCGGCGAGCAGCCGGTGCTCGGCCGGATGGCGATGGGCCCGGCAGACCTGCCGCCCGAGGCGCCCTCGTACGTGAGCGTGTACTTCGCGGTGGACGACACCGACGCGGCGATCGAGCGGGTGCGGGCAGGCGGCGGCACGGTGCACTTCGGGCCGATGGACAGCCCGTTCGGCCGGTTCGCGGCGGTCGGCGACCCGCAGGGCGCGGCCTTCGGGATGATCGACCTCGGCACGACCTCCGGCGACATGCCCCCGATGGCGGACGCCTGA
- a CDS encoding helix-turn-helix domain-containing protein: protein MPPAILWSIGELAEHAGVTVKTVRFYSDRGLLPEAGRSSGGHRRYGPEALDRLRLIRSLRTLDLPVPEVGRLLEQDEVLGGALEDAVARQLRELGSQLTALRWREAALRLLHDCPPEERADRLTLIGGLATPPDTTVLARFWRRALPPRMPAGLTAAILDAAVPQPPTDPAPDKVLAFARLHALASGGCSGASHSPTGKTACPNELARTDAEYRPAVLYQGLAEAYDLAGAELRAGRDPRDGEALDSFVAAHAASRSTRDTPAFRRRLRVMLTVTDDPVIARYWELAGELTDAPTLGSAHEWLRTALDGQLAAAA from the coding sequence TTGCCACCGGCCATCCTGTGGAGCATCGGTGAACTCGCGGAACACGCGGGCGTCACCGTCAAGACCGTCCGCTTCTACTCCGACCGCGGTTTGCTGCCCGAAGCCGGCCGCAGCTCCGGCGGCCACCGCCGGTACGGGCCCGAGGCGCTCGACCGGCTGCGGCTGATCCGCTCCCTGCGCACCCTCGACCTGCCCGTCCCGGAGGTCGGCAGGCTGCTGGAGCAGGACGAGGTGCTGGGGGGCGCCCTGGAGGACGCGGTGGCCCGGCAGTTGCGCGAGCTCGGTTCCCAACTCACCGCCCTGCGCTGGCGCGAGGCCGCCCTGCGGCTGCTGCACGACTGCCCGCCCGAGGAGCGCGCCGACCGGCTCACCCTGATCGGCGGGCTGGCCACCCCGCCCGACACCACCGTGCTGGCCCGGTTCTGGCGCCGCGCGCTGCCGCCCCGGATGCCCGCCGGGCTGACCGCCGCGATCCTCGACGCCGCCGTCCCGCAGCCCCCGACCGACCCGGCGCCCGACAAGGTGCTGGCCTTCGCCCGGCTGCACGCGCTCGCCTCCGGCGGCTGCTCCGGCGCCAGCCACTCTCCCACCGGCAAGACCGCCTGCCCGAACGAACTGGCCCGCACCGACGCGGAGTACCGGCCCGCCGTGCTCTACCAGGGCCTCGCCGAGGCCTACGACCTGGCCGGGGCGGAGCTGCGGGCCGGACGGGACCCGCGCGACGGCGAGGCGCTCGACAGCTTCGTCGCCGCCCACGCGGCCTCCCGCTCCACCCGGGACACCCCGGCCTTCCGCCGCCGGCTCCGGGTCATGCTGACCGTCACCGACGACCCGGTGATCGCCCGCTACTGGGAGCTCGCCGGCGAGCTCACCGACGCCCCCACCCTGGGCAGCGCGCACGAGTGGCTGCGGACCGCGCTGGACGGCCAGTTGGCCGCCGCGGCCTGA
- a CDS encoding dienelactone hydrolase family protein has translation MTAFVLVPGHFTGGWIWREVGDRLREAGAEVYEATLTGSGDAGLETHIADVLRLVDAAADPELVLVGHEYGIHPVLGAADRRAGRTTRIVYLDAGLPKDGDRAVQLVPDQAARELLLDPARTPADGLLPAPGRGEWHRWGSVAGLSGEALDRLTALAAAQPVATLTEPLRLSGALAAVPTSGIFCTAGGTSIATVEAVVASGMPQFRFLADPRVGFFDLDTGHWPMLSCPDDLAGVLLRAAAGEGHRIAPPPATEVPTFSRPHVLDTPEHPLPDCPRERIGNLDLYFPESESPLPAILFVHGGPVPADLEPTPRDWPMYVGNGRYAASLGVVGATAEHRLHHLHDYPQAAEDLAAAVDALRAHPRVDGERIALWFFSGGGLLTTDWLAAPPSWLRCLAANYPILAPLPGWDAVDPHFRPVEAVAGAGRLPIVLTRAGLESEAIATTVAQFVTAAVEHKADLELIDVPNGHHGFEVVDHIDEVRDALAQASASVLRHLRA, from the coding sequence ATGACTGCGTTCGTGCTGGTGCCGGGCCACTTCACCGGGGGCTGGATCTGGCGGGAGGTGGGCGACCGGCTCCGGGAGGCGGGCGCCGAGGTGTACGAGGCGACCCTGACCGGATCGGGCGACGCCGGGCTGGAGACGCACATCGCGGACGTGCTCCGCCTGGTCGACGCGGCCGCCGACCCCGAACTCGTCCTGGTCGGCCACGAGTACGGCATCCACCCGGTGCTCGGCGCCGCCGACCGGCGGGCCGGGCGGACCACCCGGATCGTCTACCTGGACGCGGGCCTGCCGAAGGACGGCGACCGGGCCGTCCAGCTCGTCCCGGACCAGGCGGCCCGCGAGCTGCTGCTGGACCCGGCCCGCACCCCCGCCGACGGACTGCTCCCGGCCCCCGGCCGCGGCGAGTGGCACCGCTGGGGGAGCGTCGCGGGCCTCTCCGGCGAGGCGCTGGACCGGCTGACCGCGCTGGCCGCCGCCCAGCCGGTCGCCACCCTCACCGAGCCCCTGCGGCTGTCCGGCGCGCTCGCCGCCGTGCCGACCTCCGGGATCTTCTGCACCGCGGGCGGGACCAGCATCGCCACCGTGGAGGCCGTGGTCGCCTCGGGCATGCCGCAGTTCCGGTTCCTGGCCGACCCCCGGGTGGGCTTCTTCGACCTCGACACCGGCCACTGGCCGATGCTCTCCTGCCCGGACGACCTCGCCGGCGTCCTGCTCCGGGCCGCCGCCGGCGAAGGGCACCGGATCGCCCCGCCGCCCGCCACCGAGGTGCCCACCTTCTCGCGCCCGCACGTCCTGGACACGCCGGAACACCCGCTGCCGGACTGCCCGCGCGAGCGGATCGGCAACCTCGACCTCTACTTCCCGGAGTCCGAGAGCCCGTTGCCCGCCATCCTGTTCGTCCACGGCGGCCCCGTGCCCGCCGACCTGGAGCCCACCCCGCGCGACTGGCCGATGTACGTCGGCAACGGCCGGTACGCGGCGAGCCTCGGCGTCGTCGGCGCGACGGCCGAACACCGGCTGCACCACCTCCACGACTATCCGCAGGCCGCCGAGGACCTCGCTGCGGCCGTCGACGCACTGCGCGCCCATCCCCGGGTGGACGGCGAGCGGATCGCGCTCTGGTTCTTCTCCGGCGGCGGCCTGCTCACCACCGACTGGCTGGCCGCGCCGCCGTCCTGGCTGCGCTGCCTGGCCGCGAACTACCCGATCCTCGCGCCGCTGCCCGGCTGGGATGCCGTCGACCCGCACTTCCGGCCGGTCGAGGCGGTCGCCGGGGCCGGCCGGCTGCCGATCGTGCTGACCCGGGCCGGGCTGGAGTCGGAGGCCATCGCGACGACGGTCGCGCAGTTCGTGACGGCGGCGGTGGAGCACAAGGCGGACCTGGAACTGATCGACGTGCCCAACGGTCACCACGGCTTCGAGGTGGTCGACCACATCGACGAGGTCCGGGACGCCCTCGCCCAGGCCTCCGCCTCGGTCCTGCGGCACCTGCGGGCGTAG
- a CDS encoding helix-turn-helix domain-containing protein: MAPEYAERAARLPGAVVWTRAAVRRTGSGPELPVLPDGCMDLLWTEGRLLVAGPDTRAFHPGPDLPGPWAGVRFYPGTAPTLLGVPAHELRDRRVALADLRPGAEVRRLTERIDAAPDPAAALEEFALRLAADADPVDPLLGAVVASLAAGRSVTATAERVGLGERRLHRRSLAAFGYGPKTLARILRLQRALALARSGVPFADTAARTGYADQPHLARDVRELTGLPLTSLIRRR; the protein is encoded by the coding sequence GTGGCCCCCGAGTACGCAGAGCGCGCGGCCCGCCTGCCCGGTGCGGTGGTGTGGACGCGTGCAGCCGTCAGGCGAACGGGGAGCGGACCGGAGCTCCCCGTGCTGCCCGACGGCTGCATGGACCTGCTGTGGACCGAGGGCAGGCTCCTCGTCGCGGGCCCGGACACCCGCGCCTTCCACCCCGGGCCCGATCTGCCGGGCCCCTGGGCGGGCGTCCGCTTCTACCCCGGCACGGCCCCCACCCTGCTCGGCGTCCCCGCACACGAACTGCGGGACCGGCGCGTCGCCCTGGCGGACCTGCGGCCCGGCGCCGAGGTGCGCCGCCTCACCGAGCGCATCGACGCGGCGCCCGACCCGGCGGCAGCCCTGGAGGAGTTCGCGCTGCGGCTCGCGGCCGACGCGGATCCCGTCGACCCGCTGCTCGGTGCCGTCGTCGCGTCCCTGGCGGCCGGCCGCTCCGTCACCGCGACCGCCGAACGGGTGGGCCTCGGCGAGCGCCGGCTGCACCGCCGCTCGCTCGCCGCGTTCGGCTACGGGCCGAAGACGCTGGCACGGATCCTCCGCCTGCAACGCGCCCTCGCCCTGGCCCGCTCCGGCGTCCCGTTCGCCGACACGGCGGCCCGGACGGGCTACGCCGACCAGCCCCATCTTGCCCGTGACGTCCGGGAGCTGACGGGCCTGCCGCTCACGTCCCTGATCCGCCGGCGTTAG
- a CDS encoding VOC family protein translates to MNSSTAAPRFAFVGIAVSDMAASVAFYRRLGLAFPEGAEQEPHVEAELPGGVLLVLDSESTIRSFHPGWRPPTGGARVGLAFRCENPAHVDAVYEDLVGAGYHGELKPFDAFWGQRYAVVHDPDGNGVDLLSPLPGS, encoded by the coding sequence ATGAACAGCAGCACAGCAGCACCTCGGTTCGCGTTCGTCGGTATCGCCGTCTCCGACATGGCTGCCTCGGTCGCCTTCTACCGGCGGCTCGGGCTCGCGTTCCCCGAAGGGGCGGAGCAGGAGCCGCATGTCGAGGCCGAGTTGCCGGGCGGGGTGCTCCTGGTGCTCGACTCCGAATCGACGATCCGCTCGTTCCACCCGGGCTGGCGGCCGCCGACCGGCGGCGCGCGGGTGGGACTGGCGTTCCGCTGCGAGAACCCCGCGCACGTGGACGCGGTGTACGAGGACCTCGTCGGCGCCGGGTACCACGGGGAGTTGAAGCCGTTCGACGCGTTCTGGGGCCAGCGGTACGCCGTCGTGCACGACCCGGACGGCAACGGCGTCGACCTCCTCTCGCCGCTGCCGGGGAGCTAA
- a CDS encoding PIN domain-containing protein: MARRKLSHEGTLVLDSEGLSKLLNDHEPAVALVAEARKRGMEVVISALTIIESVHSRTDQTRLRWILSGLRIVPVGDEEARAASAMLIAAGLHGHKYAIDAAVAEMALRQQRPVVVLTSDTDDMAKLCGDRVRLVAV, translated from the coding sequence ATGGCCCGTCGCAAGCTGAGTCATGAAGGCACTCTGGTGCTCGACTCCGAGGGCCTCTCGAAGCTGCTCAACGACCACGAGCCGGCCGTCGCGCTGGTCGCGGAAGCCCGGAAACGTGGCATGGAAGTCGTGATCAGCGCCTTGACCATCATCGAATCCGTGCACAGCCGTACTGATCAGACTCGCCTCCGGTGGATTCTGTCCGGGCTGAGAATTGTGCCGGTGGGTGACGAGGAGGCTCGGGCGGCTTCCGCGATGCTGATCGCCGCAGGCCTTCATGGCCACAAGTACGCGATCGACGCCGCTGTTGCCGAGATGGCGCTGCGGCAGCAGCGGCCAGTCGTCGTGCTGACGTCGGACACCGACGACATGGCCAAGCTCTGCGGAGATCGCGTCCGTCTCGTGGCCGTCTGA
- a CDS encoding PP2C family protein-serine/threonine phosphatase, translating into MGRDGERRLDRSEGFGEHLLGALLDQAHELPPHLIAPLVADAVRGFGGRDPVLLLQDYGQLVLVPLSGRGLAAREPVPIDGSSAGAAFLSGVSVEVPHGDGVRVYLPLLDGGDEVGVLALTLDDVDGDDRRLLRRFASLVADLLVTKSGYTDRIFQARRLQPMSVAAEIQWSLLPPLAMTAPRVAVAGVLEPAYQVAGDSFDYALNDDLLHVATIDAMGHGLDAAAMATVAIGAYRHARRADIGLAEIYAFMDRAIAEQFGPDHFVTAQMMRLNTVSGHLQWVNAGHPQPLLIRDHVVVERLESETTLPVGFGGEEPVISERALRHGDRVLCFTDGLVEEREPGGEQFGEEQLIDWVNRVERSQEGVRAVVRALSHVLKEKRGGHTSDDATLFLIEWR; encoded by the coding sequence GTGGGCAGGGACGGCGAGCGGCGCCTGGACCGGTCGGAGGGGTTCGGCGAACACCTGCTGGGCGCACTGCTCGACCAGGCCCACGAGCTTCCGCCCCATCTGATTGCTCCATTGGTCGCCGACGCGGTGCGTGGGTTCGGTGGCCGTGACCCGGTGCTCCTGCTGCAGGACTACGGGCAGTTGGTGCTGGTGCCGCTGTCCGGCCGGGGGCTGGCCGCCCGGGAGCCGGTGCCGATCGACGGCTCGTCCGCAGGCGCGGCTTTTCTGAGTGGTGTCTCCGTCGAGGTGCCGCATGGCGACGGGGTGCGGGTGTACCTGCCGTTGCTGGACGGCGGGGACGAGGTGGGAGTGCTGGCACTCACGCTGGACGACGTCGATGGCGACGACCGGCGGCTCCTGCGGCGCTTCGCCTCCCTGGTCGCGGATCTGCTGGTCACCAAGAGCGGCTACACCGACCGGATCTTTCAGGCCCGGCGCCTCCAGCCGATGAGCGTGGCCGCGGAGATCCAGTGGTCACTGCTGCCTCCATTGGCGATGACCGCCCCGCGGGTCGCCGTGGCCGGCGTCCTCGAACCCGCCTACCAGGTGGCCGGCGACAGCTTCGACTACGCGCTGAACGACGATCTTCTGCACGTGGCCACGATCGACGCCATGGGCCACGGGCTGGACGCCGCTGCCATGGCGACCGTGGCCATCGGCGCGTACCGGCACGCCAGGCGAGCCGACATCGGACTGGCCGAGATCTACGCGTTCATGGACCGGGCCATCGCGGAGCAGTTCGGGCCGGACCACTTCGTCACCGCGCAGATGATGCGCCTGAACACTGTCAGCGGCCACCTGCAGTGGGTCAACGCCGGCCATCCCCAGCCGCTGTTGATCCGCGACCACGTCGTCGTCGAGCGGCTGGAGAGCGAGACGACCTTGCCGGTCGGCTTCGGCGGCGAGGAGCCGGTGATCAGCGAGCGGGCACTGCGGCACGGCGACCGGGTCCTGTGCTTCACCGACGGCCTGGTCGAGGAGCGCGAGCCCGGCGGGGAACAGTTCGGGGAGGAACAGCTCATCGACTGGGTCAATCGCGTCGAGCGTTCGCAGGAGGGGGTGCGGGCCGTGGTGCGGGCGCTCTCCCACGTACTGAAGGAGAAGCGGGGCGGGCACACGAGCGACGACGCCACCCTGTTCCTGATCGAGTGGCGCTGA
- a CDS encoding DUF5994 family protein, with amino-acid sequence MSDEASASRDGFLPERFRQAAKPGTVALRLETIRSREGMLDGAWWPRSRDIGAELPDLIHALTGHLGPIESVGLDAGAWDDVPASLMVDGRSVHIDRYPVGDDTVIITRGDRDHFSLLVVPPHASQEAALASMARAVRAGGSDSARQILIDTGVSSGPPVETP; translated from the coding sequence ATGTCGGACGAAGCCAGTGCCTCCCGCGACGGGTTTCTGCCGGAGCGTTTCCGGCAGGCCGCGAAGCCGGGGACGGTGGCGTTGCGCCTGGAGACCATCCGGTCACGCGAAGGCATGCTGGACGGTGCGTGGTGGCCGCGTTCACGGGACATCGGCGCCGAACTTCCCGACCTGATCCACGCGTTGACCGGGCATCTCGGCCCCATCGAGAGCGTCGGTCTGGACGCGGGCGCCTGGGACGACGTCCCGGCCAGCCTGATGGTCGACGGCCGGTCGGTGCACATCGACCGCTACCCGGTCGGCGACGACACCGTGATCATCACACGGGGCGACCGTGACCACTTCAGCCTGCTCGTCGTCCCCCCACACGCGAGCCAGGAGGCGGCCCTGGCCTCCATGGCACGCGCGGTCAGGGCTGGTGGCAGCGACTCGGCACGGCAGATCCTCATCGACACCGGCGTCAGCTCCGGCCCCCCGGTCGAAACGCCCTGA
- a CDS encoding DUF5994 family protein, protein MTVIDGATLATPEPTLRFSLAPDGPRAGRLDGAWWPRSHDLPFELPALAAELDERWGRIAGIAVNPAQWLTVPRRIPVAGHTVHASHTVHASWFTAVQDQHTISVRSHLARRLTLLVVPPRTGAVAAAWLMAEAADPANTRTASELLADEPSAKMPDRRGIVWPVRDPSVSAWGSARWGGPSSPPGRSGTGPRPTTGDADHR, encoded by the coding sequence ATGACTGTGATCGACGGCGCGACGCTTGCCACCCCCGAACCCACCCTGCGGTTCTCCCTGGCACCGGACGGCCCGCGAGCCGGACGACTGGACGGGGCCTGGTGGCCCCGATCGCACGACCTTCCTTTCGAACTCCCCGCCCTGGCCGCCGAACTGGACGAGCGATGGGGTCGGATCGCCGGAATCGCCGTGAACCCCGCCCAGTGGTTGACCGTCCCCCGACGGATCCCGGTCGCGGGCCACACCGTCCATGCGAGCCACACCGTCCACGCGAGCTGGTTCACCGCCGTGCAGGACCAGCACACGATCTCGGTCCGCTCGCACCTTGCCCGTCGGCTGACCCTGCTGGTCGTCCCGCCGCGGACGGGAGCCGTCGCTGCAGCCTGGCTAATGGCCGAGGCCGCCGATCCCGCGAACACCAGGACCGCGAGCGAACTGCTCGCCGACGAGCCGTCCGCGAAGATGCCCGACCGGCGGGGGATCGTCTGGCCGGTACGCGACCCCTCGGTCTCGGCCTGGGGCTCCGCCCGGTGGGGCGGGCCGTCGTCCCCGCCCGGGCGCTCCGGCACTGGCCCCCGACCGACCACCGGTGACGCCGACCACCGGTGA
- a CDS encoding PRC-barrel domain-containing protein has product MFEAGDIREWRGHDVVDADGHKIGTLESVYVDTATDQPFFATVMVGLPTRRRLVFVPLSDATVGPGYLKVPQPRSQVKHAPAIDTDGELPAEDEAAVFAHYGLDYAPGTGGERRLARR; this is encoded by the coding sequence ATGTTCGAGGCAGGCGACATCCGGGAGTGGCGCGGCCATGACGTGGTCGACGCCGACGGACACAAGATCGGCACGCTGGAGTCCGTCTACGTGGACACCGCGACCGATCAGCCGTTCTTCGCGACGGTCATGGTCGGCCTGCCCACCCGCCGCCGCCTGGTGTTCGTCCCGCTGTCCGACGCGACGGTAGGTCCCGGTTACCTGAAGGTCCCCCAGCCCAGGAGCCAGGTGAAACACGCCCCGGCCATCGACACCGACGGCGAACTCCCCGCCGAGGACGAGGCAGCCGTCTTCGCCCACTACGGGCTGGACTACGCACCGGGCACGGGCGGGGAGCGCCGCCTGGCCCGCCGCTAG